In Fibrobacter sp., a single genomic region encodes these proteins:
- a CDS encoding TIGR02147 family protein, whose translation MSPLFDFLDYRHYLKQRFDETRERKPWFSYRLIAQKINIDPGQLVKILQGQRHISERLIPVFAKFLGLKDREEEYFTCLVRFNKAKTGSETSLYFEKLMELKDLILPQVKPDQDRFYYKWYHSVIRVLLAFYKFDGDYRKLANLLSPAISEKEAQESIKLLLELGFIYRDSDGSYSLTDKFITGGGNWRMLAVRHFQQQTIHLSERSLINDPPDIRDISSLTISIPEDTLGEFREMLAEFRKTVLRKVMEISREPNRVYQLNLQFIPVALLDDIDKEDLADEK comes from the coding sequence ATGAGCCCCCTTTTTGATTTTCTTGATTACCGTCATTATCTTAAACAGCGTTTTGATGAAACAAGGGAGAGAAAGCCCTGGTTTTCTTACCGTCTCATTGCTCAGAAAATCAACATTGATCCTGGACAACTGGTTAAAATTCTTCAGGGTCAAAGACACATCTCGGAAAGGCTTATCCCTGTTTTCGCAAAATTCCTGGGTCTAAAGGACAGAGAGGAGGAGTATTTTACTTGCCTTGTGCGCTTCAATAAGGCAAAAACGGGAAGTGAAACCAGCTTGTATTTTGAAAAGCTGATGGAACTAAAGGATCTGATTCTTCCGCAGGTAAAACCCGATCAGGACCGTTTTTATTATAAGTGGTACCATTCTGTAATAAGAGTTTTGCTTGCATTTTACAAATTTGATGGTGATTACCGCAAGCTTGCAAATCTGCTCTCTCCTGCCATATCTGAAAAGGAAGCTCAGGAGTCAATAAAGTTGCTTCTTGAACTTGGTTTCATTTATAGAGACTCTGATGGAAGTTACTCTTTGACCGATAAGTTTATTACCGGAGGAGGAAACTGGCGGATGCTGGCTGTGCGTCATTTCCAGCAGCAGACGATTCATCTTAGTGAGCGTTCCTTGATAAATGATCCACCCGATATCCGGGATATCTCCTCGTTGACCATATCTATCCCTGAAGACACCCTTGGAGAATTCCGTGAAATGCTTGCAGAGTTCCGTAAGACAGTGCTGAGAAAAGTTATGGAGATCTCCAGGGAACCAAACAGGGTATACCAGCTTAATCTTCAGTTTATACCAGTGGCTCTGCTTGACGATATTGATAAAGAGGATCTTGCTGATGAAAAGTAA
- a CDS encoding glycoside hydrolase family 5 protein, which produces MNRLLYAGISILLIAAANIFSKGFAVDGTKLIDANGNEFVMRGVNFAFAWYMDKINESIPAIAKAGANTVRIVLSNGVQWTKTTSQQVTNLLNACNEHKMIAVLEVHDATGRDSKQDLISAANYFVEIKSVLTGKEDRVIINIANEWYGSWNTDPWADGYKDAIVVIRNAGMKHTIMIDCAGYGQYPQSIHSKGKDVFGYDQLGNTMFSIHMYEYSGSDAQTIKRNIDNVLSQGLALCIGEFGFRHTSGDVDEQYILDYCQEKGVGWLAWSWCGNGGGVEYLDLANNHAGTSLSDWGNTVVNGKNGLKQTSRVCTIFGSSRTVKPMVSVISNNRNMYQVYDLHGRVIQRSLLLNKTVPSGKLGSTGVSVLGGTDGIKIYQNRKILNIN; this is translated from the coding sequence ATGAACAGACTATTATATGCAGGTATTTCTATTTTACTCATTGCGGCAGCAAACATCTTTTCAAAAGGATTTGCCGTTGACGGAACAAAACTTATCGATGCCAACGGGAATGAATTTGTCATGCGTGGAGTCAATTTCGCTTTCGCATGGTACATGGATAAAATCAACGAATCGATTCCTGCAATTGCCAAAGCAGGCGCAAACACCGTAAGAATAGTTCTCTCTAACGGGGTCCAGTGGACTAAAACAACTTCCCAGCAGGTCACAAATCTCCTTAATGCCTGCAATGAGCACAAGATGATTGCGGTTCTGGAGGTACATGATGCAACGGGGAGAGACAGCAAACAGGATCTTATATCGGCAGCGAACTATTTTGTGGAAATCAAATCTGTACTTACAGGTAAAGAGGACAGAGTTATTATAAACATTGCAAATGAGTGGTATGGAAGCTGGAATACAGATCCATGGGCTGATGGTTACAAAGATGCAATTGTGGTTATCAGAAATGCCGGGATGAAACATACGATTATGATAGATTGTGCTGGTTACGGGCAATACCCGCAATCTATTCACAGTAAAGGCAAGGATGTATTTGGTTACGACCAACTCGGTAATACCATGTTTTCTATCCACATGTACGAATACTCCGGTTCTGATGCGCAAACTATTAAGAGAAACATTGATAATGTTCTGAGTCAGGGTCTTGCTCTCTGCATAGGTGAATTTGGATTCAGGCATACAAGCGGAGATGTTGATGAACAGTACATTCTTGATTACTGCCAGGAAAAGGGTGTGGGATGGCTTGCGTGGTCGTGGTGCGGTAATGGCGGAGGTGTTGAATATCTTGACCTGGCAAATAATCATGCAGGCACAAGTCTCTCGGACTGGGGAAATACGGTTGTCAATGGGAAAAATGGCCTCAAGCAGACCTCAAGGGTATGCACCATATTCGGCAGTTCCAGAACTGTGAAACCTATGGTTTCTGTAATCTCAAATAACAGAAACATGTATCAGGTTTATGATTTACACGGAAGGGTAATTCAGAGGTCATTATTGCTAAATAAAACTGTACCCTCTGGAAAACTGGGCAGTACAGGTGTTTCGGTATTGGGTGGTACAGATGGCATTAAGATATATCAAAACAGAAAAATTTTGAACATTAATTGA